The Cloeon dipterum chromosome 3, ieCloDipt1.1, whole genome shotgun sequence genome includes a region encoding these proteins:
- the LOC135941254 gene encoding golgin subfamily A member 4-like isoform X4, with the protein MQREPQAGKGPLGGLSKGGTKGDGDAACLQSLDSARSSVDSADESLIRANEYELIMNEMERRFVEGQKDADEDIISKLENEKSDLQRQLRETNAELMVEAASRAEQDSTVVDLGRQVAMLQEQLHNATGLLESAAGPDAVALMTAQNGRLQAENIAESLNKALAAAQAEAANLRAQIGLQSSRQVQELKQGIQVLSQRCEELSKEKEELIAENKRNLAKCKEDSESRFGEQLRNINHQWKLSQERAEKEHKELLTKLEAELESIKSEFDNSSLKEQIQGLLEDRQSLENVVAALRTQLQQNHLDKGQLDALASEKDKSQLQELVDLRKLVAQSSQEVAELRSNQAILREENAKLYEKIEIMEDAEEALRHVQARARALEAECGRLHAEKEEAEAEAELLYSRWRTTEQEALRFKRLYSRNSNLKDVIIEEEEEIAENVQYEVENEVDAAEKGVSRQKIRPEEVPTGQGALMGWVERCEAMAGRLRTAEANASRLATQMDHQEARVRVLTEEKIALLQKNKELSDKVVTLQRTSASVARSKLLMNQYELKIGQLENERGHLQKALAQLETELTKARGSRVDNRDLESAAKQAIILEHSLKHAKQAQNLLQVKVSNLEELVTSLEAGLNAVGSKLEESSAELAAAWATASGHQEAASSFSAQLAACQERAARLEQRMASALAADELTLSLENGLRDLVEELVTEVGDLKAALKAERLKSSKQPEVLQERINSAILLEKLGQQKEQLQLAKEENSCTSGDWIVRLEQQLCEMIEELECRKNSITDSTTRQEVEVDACGKLEAEVRDLQARLAQAQLQCQGLLKEKNALENELLTLEASLQQKELLMEEQRKLLQLQVSEKDLEVKKVHAEATVKEIELLLCRSRMSEGMDCVTDGCGRLQEVKTALDEIHETAVAQMREQLASHNPVNISQLQMIHLQQLEDMKKRIDAQEIHLRENFAQKISQEVEAVLKNLEGAFDEKCLNKVQNCVRKDVEAEMQKLNTSFERQVLSLQEKHNQEIEVFKAESQSKFACLKEKLDTKASNEKVENILKQDKERHNESLLKGLERSVCSQLDACFQEICEKWGEKCSKAALEGGQEVAAEVRAASLQLSNKYHQEMENLRKALKEANSKIQEQIKLEWEKSSEVTDLQQINDLLADLRSSGLTVSTLLDLKSALEEKHKQEMDELRSYFEQRCEKYTEDVISQRSQSRKISISSDEFQSGDFDQDKTKDCESFSEPPSLTSRPDVRLLEAVEAEWRDKFSRQEEKYEQQIKQLAKDMQDAHQLEISQLLDATDQSERLRSEMLPRIHTFNLTREPVIEESVDEIPVWSKQIEQEVERRVAEETQKISTQIDEEIAAIKKASIQEQLALEEKHKKTAIECIEQREKLIKELEEKFQASLVELQGKHEKQISNLKVKHEKELGELEEELNKTHKENLELVLNEMNAKFAENLEGLEKLLAQAHQKEVLKLQQSIEQQEESFVALLEDQAKRGAVSELEFERRLQQERLDTVSALSQHLQAMLAGEQEVTEWPAEMEQLRQYLVTDAQSQVDKLKKQHQREMEVLRQQLNEGGEAPLREQFLQQKQVLNRENELLRHLVSELVRYLGQLDEQLASFVDTHALGSDTESNASEEERRLRLAPDLSALSEALDLSQLDAAQMRADLDACLLRLRREVADIIGVSEASLVGTKQLDELKQLLAASEAKVANLEARLDGRARDTISEGFGDDGAPLGLEARLSRIEQLLEMVKAALQDEPHPSGPLLEQLVAEGQRLADETRREKDDLHMQIECADKQVRANRVFMDEQAAEREQERDEFARQLQQLKDALKDKDKDKHEIVRLAKEVEFLEGLGRENTVQLQKAQATAADAAAQFKAANDKVQVLREVVKTLEGQLEDKSKSEAELKLQLSDLQTAFNQESRVLSEQLDALKNDHSSIDLLDQIGTLEEQLNDYKRKLEEKVSQETPAQAEMNLQLKTIEMTLDKRTKELERVHKRTELSDIAEGVTSPESTDRVRSPLTSLRRLQDKLQNHTRAEDAAFAHIKKLEIELSSARRAEEGLQIERCELQKRVEDQLQQITSLQARLDQQRFQQSSLEQLQSSNVRQVQLRSAEQLENLKEKLAAKETEVKEVKSQLEKTKRVLSEQEALAVQREREFAEENQKLREMLEVTEEETARRATSSPGKFSSHLMNSLVAEKNAEIEELSLQVQVLRERLDSVHHTLETSDSNKEQLLETVHELRMANRETRSHSTMIRSGDQEVLRATAYEVESFDSTFIESVRPPSSFACSPLQKSFSRNEVIVESPPVQPEEEQPDQNVAALQQELNEKEAELAAKQEENEQLKKELTSISTRFEEYAQKIQNELSMCLQAEAASEASLDISIASENLQKILARVQDGGVEVLSLSELAVLSKHASGSVPETQSMATQTIRSSLTEATLLANLKRETAAAAQEAARREKILEEQIVSLKMALEESGRRVTELEESYATEKQIATDARLALLKHGPDSFQYQSRIQILNERVEFTERQLQQSKLDLDKERSRANALESALGSAETESLLTKADLEGETFRHNVTRRNFNTLQELINSKDKEFSHKKGQLEQEVNRLQSLLQQLDSSKEQSPKVKIEDNEEMLNFHGDNQAEVSQRFTRHHLRHLLAQLQEEREKNVQMHFKTLELQDMVSALKETEMRLLERHDRDKKDFDRHRAELEQRLSDARSSLIAEVAKLRQELAAVTTRDRQCDHEATFDAERRSWSAERGRLLTEAQLLSHRAQEAEAALTQEKANHILERMKAQYKAAKDTSSIVDHDKVEYLHEKCLHSESRCKSLKWQKRYLQLVITSFQATLDAVKARQPQALPQPALSPLSRFRAAALVVVSIHRMQFIVKTHLRLYRVSSTIVLKRIHDAIVDNPEPRLEPCAPAILPVSKVQYETPKSRNLVSKH; encoded by the exons ATGCAGAGAGAGCCGCAGGCCGGCAAAGGGCCCCTCGGAGGGCTGTCGAAG ggTGGAACGAAAGGGGATGGCGATGCGGCCTGTCTGCAAAGCCTGGACAGTGCCAGATCAAGTGTGGACAGTGCAGATGAGAGTCTCATTAGAGCCAACGAGTATGAACTCATAATGAACG aaatggAAAGGAGGTTTGTCGAAGGGCAAAAAGACGCAGATGAGGATATCATCAGCAAG CTCGAAAACGAAAAATCAGATCTGCAGCGCCAGCTACGAGAAACGAACGCGGAATTGATGGTGGAAGCAGCCAGCAGGGCTGAGCAGGATTCAACCGTTGTCGATTTAGGCCGTCAAGTTGCTATGCTGCAGGAACAACTGCACAACGCGACCGGCCTCCTGGAGTCAGCTGCTGGACCAGACGCGGTCGCTCTCATGACTGCTCAAAACGGCCGTCTTCAAGCTGAAAATATTGCTGAAAGTCTCAACAAAGCTCTTGCTGCAGCGCAGGCTGAGGCAGCTAACCTTAGAGCTCAGATTGGCCTTCAAAGTTCAAGACAG GTGCAAGAACTAAAACAAGGGATTCAGGTGCTGAGTCAGAGGTGTGAAGAACTTTCCAAAGAGAAGGAGGAATTAAtagcagaaaataaaagaaatttggcTAAATGTAAGGAAGATAGCGAATCCCGTTTTGGAGAGCaacttagaaatattaatcatCAGTGGAA aCTCAGTCAAGAACGAGCAGAAAAGGAGCACAAGGAACTGCTCACAAAACTTGAAGCTGAGTTGGAATCCATTAAGTCAGAATTTGACAACTCAAGTCTGAAGGAGCAGATCCAAGGTCTGCTAGAAGACAGGCAGTCCTTGGAAAATGTGGTTGCTGCCCTGCGAACACAATTGCAGCAAAACCATCTTGACAAG GGCCAATTGGATGCCTTGGCAAGTGAAAAAGACAAAAGCCAGTTGCAAGAACTGGTGGATTTACGCAAATTGGTTGCTCAAAGCAGCCAAGAGGTGGCTGAGCTGCGTTCAAACCAGGCCATTCTGAGAGAAGAGAATGCAAAGCTGTATgagaaaattgagattatGGAGGACGCTGAAGAGGCTCTGAGACATGTGCAGGCGCGTGCCAGAGCCCTTGAGGCAGAGTGTGGCCGCCTGCATGCGGAGAAAGAGGAGGCTGAAGCAGAAGCTGAGCTTCTTTATAGCCGATGGAGGACCACTGAGCAAGAGGCACTAAGGTTCAAACGGCTCTATTCCAGAAACAGCAATCTTAAGGACGTCATAATTGAAGAG GAAGAAgaaattgctgaaaatgtACAGTATGAGGTTGAAAATGAAGTGGATGCAGCTGAAAAGGGCGTGAGCAGGCAGAAAATTCGTCCTGAGGAAGTTCCCACTGGCCAAGGCGCTCTTATGGGCTGGGTAGAGCGGTGCGAGGCGATGGCTGGTCGGCTGCGCACTGCAGAGGCCAATGCTAGTCGCCTGGCTACTCAAATGGACCATCAAGAGGCTAGAGTCAGGGTTCTAACTGAGGAAAAGATCGCTTTGCTGCAGAAGAACAAAGAGCTCTCTGATAAGGTGGTCACTCTGCAAAGAACCTCAGCGTCAGTTGCCAGATCAAAG CTGCTTATGAATCagtatgaattaaaaattgggcAGCTGGAGAATGAGCGGGGACATTTGCAGAAAGCACTGGCGCAGCTGGAGACTGAGCTGACCAAAGCTAGAGGAAGCCGAGTGGACAACAGAGATCTTGAGTCTGCTGCCAAGCAAGCCATTATTCTTGAACATTCGCTCAAACATGCAAAACAAGCACAAAACCTGCTTCA GGTTAAAGTCTCCAACCTGGAGGAACTAGTCACCTCTCTTGAAGCTGGTCTCAATGCTGTTGGCTCAAAGCTGGAGGAGAGTAGTGCCGAATTAGCTGCTGCATGGGCCACAGCCAGTGGCCATCAGGAAGCAGCATCTTCCTTTTCAGCACAGCTAGCTGCGTGCCAAGAGCGGGCTGCAAGGTTGGAGCAGCGAATGGCTTCTGCACTAGCAGCTGATGAGTTGACCCTCTCTCTTGAAAATGGATTGCGAGACCTAGTTGAAGAGCTGGTGACTGAAGTTGGTGATCTGAAAGCCGCTTTGAAAGCTGAGCGTCTCAAAAGCTCCAAGCAACCAGAGGTTCTTCAAGAACGGATCAACTCTGCTATCCTGCTTGAAAAACTAGGACAGCAAAAAGAGCAACTTCAACTGGCCAAG gAAGAAAATTCCTGCACTTCTGGTGACTGGATTGTACGCTTGGAACAGCAACTGTGTGAAATGATAGAGGAGTTGGAATGCCGCAAAAATTCCATTACAGATTCCACAACTCGTCAAGAGGTAGAAGTAGATGCTTGTGGGAAGCTTGAAGCTGAAGTGCGTGACCTGCAAGCTCGTTTAGCGCAAGCGCAACTTCAGTGCCag GGTcttttgaaagagaaaaatgcccTGGAAAACGAGTTATTAACTTTGGAGGCAAGTCTTCAACAGAAAGAGCTTTTGATGGAGGAACAGAGAAAATTGCTGCAGTTGCAAGTGTCTGAGAAAGATTTGGAAGTGAAAAAGGTTCATGCAGAAGCCACAGTTAAAGAG ATAGAATTGCTACTTTGTCGTTCCCGAATGTCTGAGGGGATGGATTGCGTGACTGATGGTTGTGGTCGCTTGCAAGAGGTCAAAACTGCCTTGGATGAAATTCATGAAACTGCTGTGGCACAAATGCGAGAACAATTGGCTAGCCATAATCCTGTTAACATCAGTCAACTTCAAATGATACATCTGCAGCAG CTTGAGGATATGAAAAAGCGAATTGATGCTCAGGAGATCCATCTGAgggaaaattttgctcaaaaaatcTCGCAAGAAGTGGAAGCCGTACTTAAGAATTTAGAG GGAGCCTTTGATGAAAAGTGCTTGAATAAAGTGCAAAATTGTGTTCGAAAAGATGTCGAGGCGGAAATGCAGAAACTGAATACCAGCTTTGAAAGGCAGGTACTCAGTTTGCAAGAAAAGCACAACCAGGAAATTGAAGTGTTCAAAGCTGAGAGTCAATCTAAATTCGCATGTCTTAAAGAG AAGCTTGACACCAAGGCTAGCAATGAGAAGGTggagaatattttgaaacaggATAAAGAGCGCCACAATGAATCCCTTTTGAAGGGATTGGAGAGGTCAGTCTGTTCTCAACTAGATGCTTGCTTCCAG gaaatcTGTGAGAAATGGGGTGAAAAGTGCAGTAAGGCAGCTCTGGAAGGTGGTCAGGAGGTGGCTGCTGAAGTGAGGGCAGCTTCTTTACAGCTCAGTAACAAATATCATCAAGAGATGGAAAACCTGCGAAAAGCCCTCAAGGAGGCCAACTCAAAAATCCAGGAGCAAATTAAACTGGAATGGGAAAAGTCAAG TGAGGTGACTGACCTGCAACAGATCAATGACCTCTTGGCTGATCTGCGATCATCAGGGTTAACTGTTAGTACCTTGCTGGATTTGAAGTCAGCGCTTGAGGAGAAACACAAGCAGGAAATGGACGAGCTGAGATCCTATTTTGAGCAGCGGTGTGAAAA ATACACAGAGGACGTGATAAGCCAGAGAAGCCAgagcagaaaaatttcaatcagttCTGACGAGTTCCAGTCTGGCGATTTTGATCAGGACAAAACGAAAGACTGTGAAAGCTTCTCAGAACCGCCTTCATTAACAAG TAGACCTGACGTTCGCTTACTTGAGGCTGTGGAAGCAGAATGGCGTGACAAGTTTTCAAGACAGGAGGAGAAATATGAGCAACAGATTAAGCAACTAGCAAAAGACATGCAAGATGCGCATCAGCTAGAAATCTCTCAGCTGCTTGATGCCACAGATCAAAGCGAAAGGCTACGATCTGAGATGCTACCCAGGATACATACTTTCAATCTAACACGCGAGCCTGTTATTGAG GAATCTGTGGATGAAATTCCAGTTTGGAGCAAACAAATTGAACAGGAAGTGGAAAGAAGAGTAGCTGAAGAGACTCAAAAAATTAGCACTCAAATTGATGAGGAAATTGCTGCCATTAAAAAAGCCAGCATTCAAGAGCAG TTGGCGCTAGAGGAGAAGCACAAAAAGACTGCCATTGAATGTATTGAACAACGCGAAAAGCTTATTAAAGAGTTGGAGGAAAAGTTTCAAGCTAGTTTGGTTGAGCTTCAAGGAAAGCACGAGAAGCagatttctaatttaaaagtgaagcATGAGAAAGAACTTGGAGAGCTTGAGGAGGAGTTGAACAAAa CGCACAAAGAAAATCTGGAACTagtattaaatgaaatgaatgcAAAGTTTGCTGAAAATCTGGAGGGATTGGAAAAGCTGCTTGCTCAGGCGCATCAAAAAGAAGTACTTAAGCTACAGCAGTCAATAGAACAGCAG GAAGAGAGTTTTGTGGCGCTGCTGGAGGACCAGGCGAAGCGCGGCGCCGTCTCGGAGCTTGAATTCGAGCGGCGCCTGCAGCAAGAGCGGCTTGACACAGTGTCCGCCCTCAGCCAACACCTGCAG GCGATGCTCGCTGGTGAACAGGAGGTCACTGAGTGGCCTGCTGAAATGGAGCAGCTGCGCCAATACCTAGTCACTGATGCTCAATCCCAGGTGGACAAGCTCAAGAAGCAACATCAGAGGGAAATGGAAGTTCTTCGTCAGCAATTGAATGAG gGTGGTGAAGCACCTCTCcgagagcaatttttgcaacagaaACAGGTGTTGAACCGAGAGAATGAACTGCTTAGGCACTTGGTGTCTGAACTAGTGCGATACTTAGGCCAGCTGGATGAGCAGCTTGCGTCGTTTGTTGACACTCACGCGTTGGGCAGTGATACCGAGAGCAATGCCAGCGAGGAGGAGCGAAGACTGCGTTTGGCGCCAGACCTTAGTGCCCTATCTGAGGCGCTTGACCTCTCGCAGCTTGACGCAGCCCAAATGCGAGCAGACCTTGATGCCTGCTTGCTGCGCCTCCGTCGTGAGGTAGCTGACATCATCGGGGTTTCGGAGGCTTCTCTTGTCGGCACAAAACAG CtggatgaattaaaacaaCTGCTAGCAGCCAGCGAAGCTAAGGTCGCAAACCTAGAGGCCCGTCTTGATGGCAGAGCAAGAGATACAATATCTGAAGGTTTTGGTGATGATGGGGCTCCACTTGGTCTGGAGGCTCGCCTTAGCAGAATAGAGCAGTTATTGGAAATGGTCAAGGCAGCCTTGCAGGACGAGCCACATCCCTCTGGTCCACTTCTTGAACAGTTAGTTGCAGAAGGACAGAGACTAGCAGACGAGACCAGGCGGGAAAAAGATGACCTTCATATGCAG ATTGAGTGCGCAGACAAACAGGTGCGTGCAAACCGAGTGTTTATGGATGAACAAGCGGCAGAGCGCGAGCAGGAGCGCGACGAGTTTGCCCGCCAGCTGCAGCAACTGAAGGATGCCCTCAAGGACAAGGATAAGGACAAGCATGAGATCGTTCGATTGGCCAAAGAG GTTGAATTTCTTGAAGGACTGGGCAGGGAGAACACCGTCCAGTTGCAGAAAGCGCAAGCTACCGCCGCGGACGCAGCTGCACAGTTCAAGGCCGCCAATGATAAG GTGCAAGTTTTGCGTGAAGTGGTCAAAACCTTAGAAGGACAATTGGAGGATAAATCCAAGAGTGAGGCGGAGCTAAAACTGCAGTTGAGTGACCTGCAAACTGCTTTCAATCAAGAGAGTCGAGTCTTGAGCGAGCAG TTGGACGCTTTAAAGAATGACCACAGCTCAATTGACCTACTTGACCAAATCGGCACCTTGGAGGAACAGCTGAACGATTACAAGAGAAAGCTGGAAGAAAAGGTTAGCCAAGAGACACCTGCCCAGGCAGAAATGAACTTGCAG ttaaaaactATAGAAATGACTCTTGACAAGCGAACTAAAGAACTTGAGCGCGTACACAAGCGCACTGAGTTAAGCGATATTGCGGAAGGGGTGACCTCGCCAGAAAGTACTGATAGGGTTCGGTCGCCATTGACCTCCCTGCGGCGCTTGCAGGACAAACTGCAGAACCACACTCGAGCTGAGGATGCTGCCTTCGCACACATTAAAAAGTTGGAGATTGAACTCTCATCTGCTCGACGCGCGGAGGAg GGTCTACAAATCGAGCGATGCGAGCTACAGAAGCGAGTAGAAGACCAGTTGCAGCAAATCACTAGTCTGCAAGCACGATTGGACCAGCAACGCTTCCAGCAGAGCAGCCTGGAACAACTCCAGAGTTCCAATGTGCGACAAGTGCAACTTCGCTCAGCCGAACAGCTTGAGAACCTCAAAGAAAAGTTGGCTGCTAAAGAGACTGAG GTGAAAGAGGTGAAAAGTCAGCTAGAGAAGACAAAACGCGTGCTGTCTGAACAGGAAGCACTTGCTGTccaaagagagcgagagttTGCTGAGGAAAATCAAAAGTTGCGTGAAATGCTGGAGGTAACTGAAGAAGAGACTGCTCGCCGAGCAACTTCCAGCCCTGGCAAGTTCAGCAGCCACCTAATGAACTCCTTGGTTGCTGAAAAGAATGCCGAGATTGAAGAACTTTCATTGCAG GTGCAGGTGTTGCGGGAGCGACTGGACAGTGTGCACCACACTCTTGAAACTTCTGACTCAAACAAAGAGCAGCTTCTTGAGACAGTCCATGAACTGCGAATGGCTAATCGAGAGACGCGTTCTCACTCAACCATGATCAGAAGTGGAGACCAGGAGGTGCTTCGCGCCACTGCCTATGAGGTGGAATCCTTCGACTCCACCTTTATTGAGTCGGTCAGGCCACCCTCCAGCTTTGCTTGCTCCCCCCTGCAAAAGTCGTTTAGCAGAAATGAAGTAATTGTGGAGAGCCCTCCAGTCCAGCCTGAAGAGGAACAGCCGGATCAAAACGTAGCTGCACTGCAGCAGGAACTGAATGAAAAGGAGGCAGAGCTGGCTGCTAAGCAAGAAGAGAATGAACAGCTAAAGAAAGAACTGACGTCCATCTCAA CTCGCTTTGAAGAATACGCGCAGAAGATTCAAAATGAGCTAAGTATGTGCCTGCAGGCTGAGGCAGCTTCAGAGGCTAGTCTTGACATTTCAATAGCATCAGAGAATCTGCAGAAAATCTTGGCTAGAGTTCAGGATGGTGGCGTTGAGGTGCTAAGTCTAAGCGAGCTTGCAGTCCTCAGCAAGCACGCATCAGGCTCTGTCCCAGAAACACAGTCGATGGCCACGCAGACAATCAGGTCCTCTCTGACAGAAGCTACCTTACTGGCCAACCTTAAGCgcgaaacagctgctgcagcTCAGGAAGCCGCTCGAAGAGAGAAAATTCTTGAAGAACAAA TTGTCAGCTTGAAGATGGCTTTAGAAGAAAGTGGAAGGCGGGTAACTGAACTTGAGGAAAGCTATGCTACTGAAAAGCAAATTGCCACTGATGCGCGCTTGGCTCTCTTAAAGCATGGTCCTGACTCATTTCAGTATCAGTCTCGAATCCAAATACTCAACGAACGCGTGGAGTTTACAGAGCGACAACTGCAACAATCAAA GCTGGACCTGGACAAAGAACGTAGCAGGGCTAACGCATTGGAGAGCGCGCTTGGCAGTGCAGAGACTGAGAGTTTACTTACGAAGGCTGATCTGGAAGGGGAAACTTTTAGGCATAATGTCACAAGAAGAAACTTTAACACGCTCCAAGAG CTCATCAACTCAAAAGATAAGGAATTTTCGCATAAAAAGGGACAGCTTGAACAGGAAGTGAACAGGTTGCAAAGTCTCCTCCAGCAGCTAGACTCAAGCAAAGAGCAAAGCCCTAAAGTCAAA ATCGAAGACAATGAGGAAATGTTAAACTTCCACGGTGACAACCAAGCAGAGGTGAGCCAGCGCTTTACTCGTCACCACCTTCGCCACCTTTTGGCTCAG TTGCAGGAGGAGCGTGAGAAGAATGTGCAAATGCATTTCAAGACGCTCGAGCTGCAGGACATGGTGTCTGCTCTGAAAGAGACTGAAATGCGGCTGCTGGAGCGTCACGACCGAGACAAGAAAGACTTTGATCGCCACCGCGCTGAGCTTGAGCAGCGCCTCTCTGACGCCCGCTCCAGCCTGATCGCTGAGGTGGCCAAACTTCGACAAGAGCTGGCCGCCGTTACCACAAGGGACCGTCAGTGCGATCATGAGGCAACCTTTGATGCCGAACGCCGTTCCTGGAGCGCTGAGCGAGGCCGTTTGCTCACGGAGGCTCAGCTGCTGAGCCACAGGGCACAGGAGGCAGAGGCCGCTCTCACTCAAGAAAAGGCCAATCACATTCTGGAACGCATGAAAGCGCAGTATAAGGCAGCAAAAGATACTTCTTCTATTGTTGATCACGATAAG GTGGAATATTTGCATGAGAAGTGTCTGCACAGCGAAAGTCGCTGCAAGTCCCTGAAGTGGCAGAAGCGTTACCTGCAGCTCGTGATCACATCTTTCCAGGCAACTTTGGATGCCGTCAAGGCCCGACAACCTCAGGCACTGCCCCAACCAGCTCTCTCACCTCTTTCCAGATTCAG AGCTGCAGCGCTAGTAGTGGTTTCGATTCATCGAATGCAGTTTATTGTCAAGACTCACTTGCGCTTGTACCGCGTGAGCAGCACTATAGTTCTAAAGCGAATCCATGACGCTATTGTCGATAACCCAGAGCCCAGATTGGAACCATGTGCGCCAGCAATTCTGCCTGTTTC CAAAGTCCAATACGAGACCCCTAAATCTCGCAACCTAGTTAGCAAGCACTAA